atattttaattaaattaaaatattcttttaataaaaatatacgtaaaaacggggtatcacacgaAGGGTCACTTCCAATATAGGGCTGTACTGAAACCGGCTAGACCGACCGAAACTAGTGGAGAACCAGTCGGTGTGTGACAACAAATAGTGAAAACTGATATTGGCCAGTTTGGTTCCGGTTTGAACTTGATTCAAATCGCTGAACTGAccgattaaataaaaaatatttatattttatttatactatACTCAAAATGACGTCATTTTACTTAAGTCTTTTTATGCCTTCAATGTTTTAAAACATTACTTAAACGACGGCGTCGTTTTATTAATAAtgtattgaaaaaaatttaagtaCATCGTTTCAGAATTGGATCATCTTCTTCaagccttcttcttcttcttcaattcatatctctctctctctgagacaGAGCCCGCCACCAGGAGAATCGAGAACTGCATGTGAACTGCCAAAGTTGATACGGTCCATTTTTCTCCTCCCCGTCAATTAATTAGTCAGTTGATCCTCCATATTTCCTCGGATCGGCATTGATTTTGTCCAAAAATCGCGCCGAATGTGTCGGTTTTCACTCATACTCCGATGCCtaaattagttttttgtttgttggagaGAACTTCAATAACAAGAGAATTTAAGTCTTGTATTCTAACCTAGTGCCCAACTTTTATATTACTTGTTGAGATGTCATTCCATATCTTATGTTAAAGATTCTCATCTCTCGTACAAGATACCACGTTATTGCTTTTAATGTGGTGTGGCCTTGTTGGGCCACGCCTTTGTGGCAGGTGGCTAGTCCAACGTGACGATGCTTAGCATTACTCTTtacataaatatatcacaatataaatGTTGATCTCTTGATACAATTGTTGGTTCTACCACTTCCAATTTCAATTACTAATCACTTCCGCTTACGCACAGATTGTCTTGCCTTACTTATCGTTGATTCGTCACTTCAATTTATCCAATATTCTCCATAAAACTTGTTCATTGTTCCCTCCATCAGCCTTGCATTGCTAAGCTTTGCTACACATAAACCCATATACCAcataccataatttttttaaatttttttggattttttttaaactaattgaatttttttactctttatctatataccaaacatttcgtaaaaataaaaaataaaaaaattgtggtGTGTGATGAATAGgcttatgtttaaaatttttaatttaataatattttcaacttgaaattttttttttttgggaatgaTTTTCAGTTTGAAGTTGAAGGTTAATAACTTAATACTCtatatttccaaaaaaaaaaaaaatattaatagcgAGCAAGACTCGAGGGTCCTCAATCTTCATAGCTTCCAAGTTCCAAGTCAAAATCCCGTTATACCCCTCAAGTCCAGTTTATTGGCAACTTTCCCTCCGAGGACTATAAAGAGAAAGTATAGGGCCTTCCGGCTTTAAGGAATCTCCGACTCGCCTGACCTTTCATATCTCAAGAAACTTACCAAATTGTGTATCCCCCACAGGCCGAATATATTTTGTACCTCACGAGTCACTCGCTCAAATGGCTTCCTTCCAaagctgcttcttcttcttcatcttcatctggATCTTCCTTCCACAGATAGCATCAAGCACCACCATCTGCAAAACTTCATCTTGCGGAGGCAGCCAAAGCCCGCCGGTTAGGTTCCCTTTCCGACTGAAAGGCTATCAACCAAAATCCTGCGGCTATCCGGGATTCGATCTCTCGTGTAACAACCAAAGCCAAACGATTCTCACTCTCCCTTACTCTGGAGACTTCGTCGTCGAAGGCATCGATTACCTGGGGCAGTCCATATACATCAGCGACCCCAATCACTGCTTTCCCAAACGGTTCCTGGACAACTTTAATCTCTCCAACTCTCCTTTCCAGTTCGAGGCTCCTGGGAACTTCACCTTCTTCAACTGCTCGTCCAACGCGACGATGATGTATCTGTACTGGCCGATTTATTGCCTCAGTGGGGATGATTACAAGGTCTTGGTTACATCGACTTTTTACACTGATATCTTACCGCCACCGGCGTCGTGTAGGATGATATCGACGGCTCTACTTCCTTTTTTACAATCACAACCAGTCCAGTTGATCTGGGATGTGCCCAATTGTCAAGGATGTGCAGGGAGCGGCGGAGATTGTGCTCGCGAGAATGATTCGAGTCTGGAAGTTGGATGCTTCAATATTCCAAGCAATCATAACAATGGTACGTACGTTTAATTGCTTTCCCAGACAATTACTTTTGCCAGGTACTTGGGCTAACATGGCAGATTGCGTTTGGTTgccctttttgtttttccttgttgTTTGATTCACCGTAAGGATAATTCACAGAACAGAAaccaaataaagaaagagagaaagaaaatcaACACCATTCTGATAAGCTtgaaaacaataaatattatgtcCAAATTATGAAAGATTGGTGATTTATCTAGTCATTTAAAGTCTTTGAGACTTTAAACATTGAAATGAGCGTTTAGAAGTTAGAACTACACTGTCTAGTATATTTATCTCCTTAGCTATAacgtgaaaaaaaataatttattaacagAGCTAGGTTTGGAAATCAAAACCAGCATAATTAATAAAGTCTAACAATTGGAAGAGAGGGATGTAGTGCCTGCTGTGGTTCCATTGGACACGTTTTCAGGGGTGGTAGAATATCTCTTTCTTTGAACAACCATGCGGTAAACAATTAAGGACTTGTTTGGTTTTACAAATGGTTTCAACTtatttcatatcatataatcccATCTCAATACTCAAATACCAtttaaatataagtattttttaattttaaaattattttcaactttttatctcatcatcacttaatcattataattttttcaaactttcaaataaaatacaaaaatatatatatttaacttttttaaatctcaaaataaaacttatattataataatattttaactttataatatttttattcaaatttttctatctcatttttctaaattttataaaatattttaatttaaattattttactactattaatatattatctcattactattcatatatttttcacCTATATAACTAAACAAGATCTTTGTCAGTTTTCATCAGGAACAGATCACACAGAGGGCTCTAGgttagtttatttatatttttcaatttccttCATCATGTAACAAAAAACCACGATTCTAGCTAGCCAGATGGATTTGGGGTGGGAGATCGCTTTCTTCAGGAGCTAGCTGTGAACAATTCCTAACGCTTCACAGGATGTTCACACGGAGAGAGATCGAGAAAGCGAGATATGAACAAAAACGAAGAGATTAAACACAGGTCGGTAAGAGTAGGACCGTcatcacaaaacaaaaatgtGATGAGCTGCGCGACTGCTACCGTGCTGCTACTCATTTTGCTAGAAGTTTGGGACCCCACTCAATTTTTAAGCCGGTCGTAGTCAAAGGCGGCGGTGTCGGCATTCCCTCTTGTCCAACCCCTTCTCTAGTTCTCTGTGTAGTAGTTACTAACTTACTATAGAGACGTAAGTGCATCGGCCTTAGGTTGACTACAAAATTTCTACGTCATCTTTCATACTTTTAAGGCCTTTGGACCGCAGGCGTTTAGGTAGATTTAAATATAACAGAGTAATACttttcatcatattttttttttatatcgtTATATCAggtaattgaaaattatttattatattttatttataaatttattatttattgtcacattataaaatatgaaaaataaaataataataaataaaatttttcaatataataaaagaacaattatttaaaatatgtcaGCTAATGATCACGTTTATGAATTATCtgacatattttaaataaatttaaatattaattaaataatttaaatgtgtCGTAATTTATCATAATAAACAAAGTGAACgtgtttatttttaatttttattcacaatttatttattaaaattttgttttaggtGGTCTTCCGAGGAGCGTGAAGTACGGCGTGGCGATAGGCGTAGGAATACCCGGAATAGTGTGCATCATTGGGCTTACATGCTACCTATGCGGTCTCGTTCGGGTGTATAGCCGCAGACGCCATCCAAACACAGAACTCTCCTCCATCTCAATTACTCCTCAACGCACCATGTTTGCAACGGGTCTTGAC
This Carya illinoinensis cultivar Pawnee chromosome 11, C.illinoinensisPawnee_v1, whole genome shotgun sequence DNA region includes the following protein-coding sequences:
- the LOC122280741 gene encoding putative RING-H2 finger protein ATL21B, which codes for MASFQSCFFFFIFIWIFLPQIASSTTICKTSSCGGSQSPPVRFPFRLKGYQPKSCGYPGFDLSCNNQSQTILTLPYSGDFVVEGIDYLGQSIYISDPNHCFPKRFLDNFNLSNSPFQFEAPGNFTFFNCSSNATMMYLYWPIYCLSGDDYKVLVTSTFYTDILPPPASCRMISTALLPFLQSQPVQLIWDVPNCQGCAGSGGDCARENDSSLEVGCFNIPSNHNNGGLPRSVKYGVAIGVGIPGIVCIIGLTCYLCGLVRVYSRRRHPNTELSSISITPQRTMFATGLDGPTIESYPKTLLGESRRLPKPNDNTCPICLSEYQPKEELRTIPDCNHYFHANCVDEWLKMNATCPLCRNSPDGSVLVTPSASSSSSSLSTVSII